The Rhipicephalus sanguineus isolate Rsan-2018 chromosome 7, BIME_Rsan_1.4, whole genome shotgun sequence genome includes a window with the following:
- the LOC119399002 gene encoding uncharacterized protein LOC119399002, translating into MEILKEKKAELDSEQYGGVLFSLVKRNAIVVLIMLLSFVLCVALPLVAVAFIAFHRMCSCCKSWAMTEHSETVPEMRSRKKWTDAFYVLTVLMSVMTLGALVTCSHSSRASNGIVHQSHFLSSALQHS; encoded by the exons ATGGAGA TCTTGAAAGAGAAGAAAGCTGAACTCGACTCTGAACAG TACGGCGGCGTTCTGTTCAGCCTGGTCAAGCGCAACGCCATCGTCGTCCTCATCATGCTGCTGTCCTTCGTCCTGTGCGTGGCGCTGCCGCTGGTGGCGGTGGCGTTCATAGCCTTCCATCGCATGTGTTCCTGCTGCAAATCTTGGGCAATGACCGAGCACAGCGAGACGGTGCCGGAAATGAGATCGCGCAAGAAATGGACCGACGCCTTCTACGTGCTCACAGTGCTCATGTC GGTCATGACCCTTGGCGCTCTGGTAACCTGTAGCCACTCCTCAAGGGCGTCCAATGGTATCGTGCATCAGTCGCACTTCCTGAGCTCGGCTCTCCAACACTCGTAG